A single window of bacterium DNA harbors:
- a CDS encoding UPF0175 family protein produces MRKLIAFKLSADGRLSGGRAARLAGMSRIHFLMEAGAQTIIPKA; encoded by the coding sequence TTGCGTAAGCTTATCGCCTTCAAACTCTCTGCTGATGGCCGTCTTTCCGGAGGGAGAGCTGCAAGGCTGGCCGGAATGAGCAGAATTCACTTCCTCATGGAAGCCGGGGCACAGACGATCATCCCAAAAGCATAA